In Zingiber officinale cultivar Zhangliang chromosome 1A, Zo_v1.1, whole genome shotgun sequence, a genomic segment contains:
- the LOC122025259 gene encoding protein IQ-DOMAIN 32-like, producing MGRSSTSCFKIIGCGAGDAIDDDELVVDETKALADKRRWSFRKRSSKHQVLNDSVISEPISVCSSKQSQEALTTNLHSSKYNLLENLPVQEKPVKMCPIPSDGVNSEAPSSLSNRILTPAISSLNEPDLITLQAAIRGYLARKLLHKFKSVVKLQAVVRGHLVRRQAIGTLRCIIAIIRMQAFVKARHSRQLIGNIPTSRDAKFEGAKASSENSNKTAIKDLLSNSFARQLLEITPTTKIMYIKCVPSKSDSVWKWLERWMVITSPGVGQHEQNANSSNLEPETDDKVVDSEQEKEIPGTVFSVLSDPKLSSTQLSINDDSNSSATTENTENFELQTLVITSDDSIKWLPNDDVENLELRNEVFNTSTEDCTNTEMVNDSPASVSDSKALHPNLSSEILVDTVSDKLESTKDTSNHITESELSEPLKKEGKKSVNVSKRSSINTEIASPASISDSKALHPNLSSEILVDTVSDKLESTKDTSNHITESELSEPIEKEGKKSVNVSKRSSINTEIASPASVSDSKALQPNLSSEILAETVFDELECTKDGSNHTTESELSESIEREGKKSATVSKKSCSPAFIAAHSKFEELSLISTVARNASSGNLNVSKVKTESNNSQVDSFTGNTEAILAENSMFHDSRIQAATSECGTISSTFDSLEKSENYGGKIVLEIGALEEQNHAEKTVNLPNLDSSVNNSTFNSDINEAKRPDGVEQTIADLDVSPSFLQVHQKASEPIISDLQSHLEETKQLRSPEGIGRTHASVPDPHGTPSSDISVSSSKSKKDHSKPTHRQRSHLAVKKSPSDPDNDSVGRNSTENLLKDAKNPKRRNSFGMAKMDLVDQEPRLINSSSLPGYMQATASARAKAHVSTSLKSSPDMLDNQPKKRHSLPIENGKQTLSPCTQRSPSQTQQIPKSNGVHPRNSAERWQR from the exons ATGGGAAGGTCCTCGACTTCCTGCTTCAAGATCATCGGCTGTGGTGCCGGGGATGCCatcgacgacgacgagctcgtaGTGGATGAG ACAAAAGCTTTGGCGGACAAGCGTAGGTGGAGTTTCCGCAAGAGATCATCCAAGCATCAAGTGCTTAACGATAGTGTTATCTCAGAACCTATATCTGTTTGCTCTAGCAAACAAAGCCAAGAAGCATTGACCACTAATCTCCactcatcaaaatataacttgcTAGAAAACCTGCCAGTGCAAGAGAAACCAGTTAAAATGTGCCCTATACCATCAGATGGAGTAAATTCAGAGGCTCCATCATCTCTTTCTAACAGAATTCTAACTCCAGCTATCTCTTCTCTGAATGAACCTGATTTGATTACTCTTCAGGCTGCTATAAGGGGTTATTTG GCTAGGAAATTACTCCATAAGTTTAAGAGTGTTGTCAAGTTGCAAGCAGTTGTGCGTGGACATCTAGTAAGAAGACAGGCTATTGGAACGTTGCGGTGTATCATAGCCATAATAAGAATGCAGGCATTTGTAAAGGCTCGTCATTCTCGTCAATTAATTGGAAACATACCTACCTCAAGAGATGCCAAATTCGAG GGAGCCAAAGCTTCTTCTGAGAATTCGAATAAAACAGCAATAAAGGATTTACTTTCAAATAGCTTTGCTCGCCAG CTTTTGGAGATCACACCAACTACAAAAATCATGTACATAAAATGTGTTCCCTCAAAGTCTGATTCAGTTTGGAAGTGGTTAGAAAGATGGATGGTTATAACATCTCCAGGAGTAGGCCAACATGAACAAAATGCCAACTCAAGTAATTTGGAACCAGAGACTGATGATAAAGTGGTAGATAGTGAGCAGGAGAAAGAGATTCCAGGCACTGTTTTCTCAGTTCTATCTGATCCTAAGTTGTCTTCAACACAATTGTCAATCAATGATGATAGTAACAGTAGTGCAACCACTGAAAATACTGAGAACTTTGAGTTACAAACTTTAGTGATTACTTCAGATGATTCTATCAAATGGTTGCCAAATGATGATGTTGAAAATCTAGAGCTCAGAAATGAGGTTTTCAACACTAGCACTGAAGATTGTACAAACACTGAGATGGTGAATGACAGTCCAGCTTCTGTATCAGACTCCAAAGCATTGCATCCAAACTTGAGCTCTGAAATACTAGTTGATACTGTGTCTGACAAGCTTGAATCCACGAAGGACACATCCAATCATATAACTGAAAGTGAATTATCTGAACCACTCAAGAAAGAAGGGAAGAAATCTGTAAATGTTTCCAAAAGATCTAGTATAAACACTGAGATTGCGAGTCCAGCTTCCATATCAGATTCCAAAGCATTGCATCCAAACTTAAGCTCTGAAATACTAGTTGATACTGTGTCTGACAAGCTTGAATCCACGAAGGACACATCCAATCATATAACTGAAAGTGAATTATCTGAACCAATCGAGAAAGAAGGGAAGAAATCTGTAAATGTTTCCAAAAGATCTAGTATAAACACTGAGATTGCAAGTCCAGCTTCCGTATCAGATTCCAAAGCATTGCAACCAAACTTAAGCTCGGAAATACTAGCTGAGACTGTATTTGACGAGCTTGAATGCACAAAGGATGGATCCAATCATACAACTGAAAGTGAATTATCTGAATCAATTGAGAGAGAAGGGAAGAAATCTGCAACTGTTTCCAAAAAATCATGCAGCCCTGCATTTATTGCTGCCCATTCTAAGTTTGAAGAATTGAGTTTGATATCTACTGTTGCTCGCAATGCTAGTTCAGGTAATCTAAATGTATCAAAAGTGAAAACTGAGAGCAATAACTCACAGGTGGACTCTTTTACTGGCAATACTGAGGCAATTTTAGCAGAGAACTCAATGTTCCATGATTCGAGGATTCAGGCTGCAACTTCAGAATGTGGTACCATCTCTTCCACTTTCGATTCTCTGGAGAAATCTGAAAATTACGGTGGGAAAATTGTTCTTGAAATTGGGGCGCTGGAGGAACAGAACCATGCTGAGAAAACTGTTAATCTCCCAAATTTGGATAGCAGTGTTAATAACTCTACCTTCAACTCTGATATAAATGAAGCAAAAAGACCTGATGGAGTGGAGCAGACTATAGCTGACTTAGATGTTTCACCTAGCTTTTTACAGGTTCATCAAAAAGCATCTGAGCCAATTATTTCAGATTTGCAGAGCCATCTGGAAGAAACAAAACAACTTAGGTCACCTGAAGGAATTGGCAGAACTCATGCATCGGTGCCTGATCCACATGGCACGCCATCTAGTGACATTTCTGTGAGTTCCAGTAAGAGTAAGAAGGATCATAGCAAGCCTACTCATAGGCAAAGATCTCATTTGGCAGTTAAAAAGTCACCATCCGACCCAGATAATGATTCAGTTGGAAGAAATAGCACAGAAAACTTATTGAAGGATGCAAAAAATCCAAAGAGGCGCAACTCCTTTGGGATGGCAAAGATGGATCTTGTTGATCAGGAGCCCAGGCTCATTAATAGCAGTTCGCTTCCAGGTTATATGCAGGCCACTGCATCTGCTAGAGCTAAAGCTCATGTTAGTACATCTCTAAAGTCAAGTCCTGATATGCTTGATAACCAACCTAAGAAAAGGCATTCGCTGCCTATTGAAAACGGAAAGCAGACCTTGTCACCGTGCACGCAAAGATCACCATCCCAAACTCAGCAGATTCCAAAGAGCAATGGAGTTCACCCTCGTAATTCTGCTG AAAGATGGCAAAGATGA